The Anopheles marshallii chromosome X, idAnoMarsDA_429_01, whole genome shotgun sequence genome includes a window with the following:
- the LOC128712907 gene encoding uncharacterized protein LOC128712907 gives MPPSTKGSCVLVFLAVCLVSVSGTLMHELTVEAGELVRGCLRRAAVSRWDCVKNESLSAVHQLSDAPRIVLLDGVQLVQVPGSNSETEAVNGGGGQDGGGAEVSTWSNSVLSALRRLLDTHVLEVDLSHRDDAEKPPEAENTRTVLAVRFGEQSLPGTGATESEGRHRRRQQMIPMMIFGVTVFGMFIVPIAFQFLTALSGKAFLMAKLALLLASMNGLKRVASAGVHYGLYHAVDQYPGPAHHPPPPFHQFPHAGPLLYDRAEGLYADGPRRSGSTLAPFLTRLANSLPF, from the exons ATGCCGCCGTCAACCAAAGGgtcgtgtgtgttggtgtttctCGCCGTGTGCCTCGTGAGCGTGTCCGGTACGCTGATGCACGAGCTGACCGTGGAGGCGGGCGAGCTGGTGAGAGGTTGTCTGCGCCGTGCCGCTGTGTCCCGGTGGGATTGTGTGAAGAACGAAAGCCTCAGCGCCGTCCATCAGCTGTCGGATGCGCCCAGAATAGTGCTGCTGGACGGTGTGCAGCTAGTGCAGGTGCCCGGCAGCAATAGCGA GACGGAGGCGGTTAATGGCGGTGGTGGGCAAGATGGCGGCGGTGCCGAGGTGAGCACGTGGAGCAACTCCGTGCTGAGTGCACTGAGACGCCTGCTGGACACGCACGTGCTGGAGGTTGATCTGTCGCACCGCGATGACGCGGAAAAGCCACCAGAAGCTGAAAATACCCGTACGGTGCTGGCTGTACGCTTTGGAGAGCAATCCCTGCCGGGGACCGGTGCAACCGAGAGTGAAG GACGCCATCGGCGCCGTCAGCAGATGATACCGATGATGATATTCGGTGTGACGGTGTTCGGCATGTTCATCGTCCCGATCGCCTTCCAGTTCCTGACCGCGCTCAGCGGCAAAGCGTTCCTGATGGCGAAGTTGGCCCTGCTGCTCGCCTCCATGAACGGCCTCAAACGG GTCGCATCGGCCGGTGTGCACTATGGGCTGTACCATGCGGTTGACCAATATCCCGGCCCGGcacaccatccaccacccccgTTCCACCAGTTTCCACATGCCGGCCCGCTGCTGTACGATCGTGCCGAAGGGCTGTACGCGGACGGACCGCGCCGTAGCGGCAGTACGCTGGCGCCATTTCTCACCCGACTAGCGAACAGCTTGCCCTTCTAG